A window from Flavobacterium gyeonganense encodes these proteins:
- a CDS encoding RidA family protein, translating into MKRENILTGSPWEDKMGYCRAVRIGNIIEVSGTVAIVDGEKVKADDAYAQTYNILERIEKVLEDLNVGMKDVIRTRIFTTNIATFEDVARAHAVFFKEVKPTTGFYEISKLVAPEYLVEIEFTAVVQE; encoded by the coding sequence ATGAAAAGAGAAAACATCTTAACAGGATCACCGTGGGAAGACAAAATGGGATATTGTCGTGCCGTAAGAATCGGCAATATTATTGAAGTTTCCGGCACTGTGGCAATTGTTGATGGCGAAAAAGTGAAAGCCGATGATGCTTATGCACAAACTTATAATATTCTGGAGCGTATTGAAAAAGTATTAGAAGATTTAAATGTTGGAATGAAAGACGTTATCAGAACCCGAATTTTCACTACCAATATTGCTACTTTTGAAGATGTAGCCAGAGCGCATGCTGTTTTTTTTAAAGAAGTAAAGCCTACAACAGGTTTTTATGAAATCAGCAAACTTGTTGCACCTGAATATTTAGTTGAAATTGAATTTACAGCTGTAGTACAGGAATAA
- a CDS encoding chaperone modulator CbpM, whose product MSNKNLIQIKQFCLYHEIENTFITELNNYGLVEIIVLDKDEYLHPEQLPTVEKMIRLHYDLKINLEGIDAIANLLNKIEVLQQSLNAAQNRLRFFEQHQIE is encoded by the coding sequence ATGAGTAACAAAAATTTAATTCAGATTAAACAATTTTGTCTGTATCACGAAATTGAAAATACTTTTATAACAGAGCTGAACAATTATGGTCTTGTTGAAATTATTGTTTTGGATAAAGATGAATATCTGCACCCTGAACAGTTACCTACGGTAGAGAAAATGATACGGCTGCATTACGATCTTAAAATAAATCTTGAAGGAATTGATGCTATAGCTAATTTATTAAACAAGATTGAGGTTTTGCAGCAAAGCCTGAATGCTGCTCAAAACAGACTCCGGTTTTTTGAACAACATCAAATCGAATAG